One Helianthus annuus cultivar XRQ/B chromosome 7, HanXRQr2.0-SUNRISE, whole genome shotgun sequence genomic region harbors:
- the LOC110866155 gene encoding alcohol dehydrogenase class-3-like, protein MKFNPIVISDAAAVAYELNKPLVIEDVKVAPPQTGEVRVQILFTALRLKNRCCHSEGEKGFCRWLKIVVKVHVTFFDHVKSGFFCCIET, encoded by the exons GTAATTTCCGATGCAGCTGCGGTGGCGTATGAGCTTAACAAGCCGCTAGTCATTGAAGATGTGAAGGTTGCGCCGCCTCAAACCGGTGAAGTTCGAGTTCAGATTCTCTTCACTGCACTTCGCCTCAAG AACCGCTGCTGCCATAGTGAAGGAGAAAAGGGTTTTTGTAGGTGGTTGAAGATAGTGGTGAAggtgcatgttacattttttgaTCATGTAAAAAGTGGGTTTTTTTGTTGTATAGAAACATAG